In the Octadecabacter sp. SW4 genome, one interval contains:
- a CDS encoding uroporphyrinogen-III synthase, with the protein MIGSHCALIRSPVIDIAPVSATLGQTRYRGVLFTSAHGVIHAPDGIRPLPCWCVGDVTARAARDAGYDVKHSAPDAETLLADISTAKIAGPLLHCRGTYARVDLAKRLTAMGIPCDDLVVYAQRSRALSAKARAALGGETPVILPLYSPRSAALVADQGPFAAQITVVAISDAVANQAARLEPVRVIVADHPDGVAMLAAIATVTGTVCPK; encoded by the coding sequence GTGATCGGATCGCATTGCGCACTTATCCGATCACCCGTAATCGACATCGCGCCTGTATCGGCCACACTGGGCCAGACCCGATACCGCGGCGTTCTCTTTACCTCGGCGCATGGCGTGATCCATGCGCCTGATGGAATCAGGCCGCTGCCGTGCTGGTGTGTTGGCGACGTAACCGCGCGCGCCGCGCGTGACGCTGGATATGACGTGAAACACAGCGCCCCTGATGCAGAAACGCTGCTTGCCGACATCTCCACCGCAAAAATTGCCGGCCCGCTGCTGCATTGTCGCGGCACATATGCCCGTGTCGATCTGGCCAAACGCCTGACCGCTATGGGCATCCCCTGCGATGATCTTGTGGTTTACGCACAGAGATCACGCGCCCTTTCGGCGAAGGCGCGCGCAGCCCTTGGGGGTGAAACCCCTGTGATACTTCCCCTGTATTCGCCCCGCAGCGCCGCGTTAGTTGCGGATCAGGGGCCGTTCGCGGCCCAGATCACAGTGGTCGCGATCAGCGATGCGGTTGCCAATCAGGCGGCACGCCTTGAACCCGTAAGGGTGATTGTCGCTGACCACCCTGATGGGGTGGCCATGTTGGCGGCGATTGCCACTGTCACTGGGACGGTTTGCCCCAAGTAA
- a CDS encoding CDP-alcohol phosphatidyltransferase family protein, whose amino-acid sequence MLDAAARKIIDPPLNTLGRGLAARGVSADAVTIAGLGLGLIAALLIVFGAFSAALVFLLASRVADGLDGAVARATQKTDFGGYLDIAADFLFYGAIPLAFVLYDAGANGAAGAFLLTSFYFNGTSFLGYAILAEKAQMQTSTQGKKSLYYSNGILEGTETIIFFVLLCLFPAYFAVMAWIFGALCFVTAGLRIHAARQLFTT is encoded by the coding sequence ATGCTTGACGCTGCTGCACGCAAAATCATTGACCCGCCGCTGAACACACTGGGCCGCGGTCTTGCAGCGCGAGGCGTGTCGGCTGATGCAGTGACGATTGCCGGGCTTGGCCTCGGGCTGATTGCCGCGCTTTTGATCGTGTTCGGGGCTTTTTCGGCGGCGCTGGTTTTTCTGCTCGCCTCGCGCGTGGCTGACGGGCTTGATGGTGCCGTCGCCCGCGCAACGCAAAAGACGGACTTTGGCGGTTACCTCGATATCGCTGCGGATTTTCTGTTTTACGGCGCGATTCCGCTGGCGTTCGTGTTATATGATGCGGGGGCAAATGGTGCCGCCGGGGCATTCCTGCTGACCAGTTTCTACTTTAATGGCACAAGCTTTCTTGGCTATGCGATCCTGGCCGAGAAGGCGCAGATGCAGACCTCGACGCAGGGCAAAAAATCGCTCTATTACTCCAACGGCATTCTGGAAGGGACCGAAACGATCATCTTCTTTGTGCTGCTGTGCCTCTTTCCCGCATACTTTGCCGTGATGGCCTGGATTTTCGGCGCGCTGTGCTTTGTCACTGCGGGCTTGCGTATCCATGCGGCGCGGCAACTCTTTACCACCTGA
- the msrA gene encoding peptide-methionine (S)-S-oxide reductase MsrA, translated as MSERAVLAGGCFWGMQDLIRKMPGVISTRVGYTGGDVANATYRNHGTHAEGIEVIFDPDVMTYRRLLEFFFQIHDPTTPNRQGNDRGMSYRSAIYYVDDAQRDVALDTIADVDASGLWPGKVVTEVEPARDFWEAEPEHQDYLERLPNGYTCHFVRPDWVLPRRNAAE; from the coding sequence ATGAGTGAACGCGCAGTTCTGGCGGGCGGATGTTTCTGGGGCATGCAGGACCTGATCCGCAAGATGCCCGGTGTGATTTCGACCCGTGTGGGCTATACGGGCGGCGATGTCGCGAACGCCACCTATCGCAATCACGGCACCCACGCCGAAGGGATCGAGGTGATCTTTGACCCCGACGTGATGACATACCGGCGGTTGCTGGAGTTCTTTTTCCAGATCCACGACCCGACGACGCCCAACCGCCAAGGCAATGATCGCGGCATGTCTTATCGCTCGGCGATCTATTACGTTGATGACGCACAGCGCGACGTAGCGTTGGACACCATCGCCGATGTGGATGCCAGCGGCCTTTGGCCCGGCAAGGTTGTGACCGAAGTAGAGCCCGCCCGCGATTTCTGGGAGGCCGAACCCGAGCATCAGGATTACCTTGAGCGTCTGCCCAATGGGTATACCTGCCACTTTGTGCGGCCCGATTGGGTCTTGCCGCGCCGAAATGCGGCCGAATAG
- a CDS encoding COG4223 family protein has translation MAKKTTQQNKAAAKEPDIVEEAEVVVDADPVSDTADLDSAPPEADQQDSAEPEAPIGDTTPDVTPEDALTPVEKPRSVFAPLVLGGVVAAALGYGAATYFNMSNAPETPDFGAMIADQAAQIARLEAQIAAVPAAVDIGPLETALADAQAAITQDMATLGGSLAEIEARLAEVEKRPGADGTLSDTALAAYERELEALRAEMAAQQESVRQMAEEAAAQLAAAQSETQAIEQDAIATAQAATARAALGRIQIAMDTGANFEGALADLQASTEMDIPQAVPAAAGGVATMAMLQDEFPAAARAAMAAARAEGVAGETGGFGAFLRDQLDVRSVVPREGDDPDAILSRAEEALRSGRLTDALAEIEALPEVSRAALTDWIGQAQARADAIAGVEALSQTLNQN, from the coding sequence GTGGCCAAGAAAACGACGCAGCAGAACAAAGCCGCAGCCAAAGAACCTGACATTGTCGAAGAAGCCGAAGTTGTTGTGGACGCCGACCCGGTTTCGGATACTGCTGACTTGGATTCAGCACCTCCTGAAGCAGATCAACAAGACAGTGCTGAACCAGAAGCGCCGATCGGCGATACAACGCCCGACGTGACACCAGAGGATGCTCTTACACCTGTTGAAAAGCCGCGCAGCGTGTTCGCCCCGCTGGTGTTAGGTGGCGTCGTCGCTGCGGCGTTGGGCTATGGCGCTGCAACATATTTCAACATGTCCAACGCGCCTGAAACTCCAGATTTCGGCGCGATGATTGCCGATCAAGCCGCACAGATCGCCAGGCTTGAGGCGCAGATCGCCGCTGTGCCCGCTGCCGTTGATATCGGCCCCCTTGAAACCGCGCTGGCCGACGCACAAGCGGCGATTACGCAGGATATGGCAACGCTTGGCGGGTCTTTGGCTGAAATCGAAGCGCGTTTGGCCGAAGTTGAGAAGCGCCCCGGTGCGGATGGCACATTGTCGGATACGGCCCTTGCCGCCTACGAGCGCGAGCTTGAGGCGTTGCGTGCTGAAATGGCCGCGCAGCAGGAGTCTGTGCGCCAGATGGCCGAAGAGGCCGCGGCGCAGCTTGCCGCCGCCCAGTCAGAAACCCAAGCGATCGAGCAAGACGCGATTGCAACTGCGCAGGCCGCGACCGCGCGGGCGGCCTTGGGGCGCATCCAGATCGCGATGGATACGGGTGCCAACTTTGAAGGGGCACTAGCCGATCTGCAGGCGTCGACCGAAATGGATATTCCCCAAGCGGTGCCGGCGGCTGCAGGGGGTGTTGCGACAATGGCTATGCTGCAAGATGAATTTCCTGCCGCCGCCCGTGCGGCGATGGCGGCGGCCCGCGCCGAAGGCGTTGCAGGCGAAACCGGTGGATTTGGCGCGTTTCTGCGCGATCAACTTGATGTGCGTTCGGTCGTTCCCCGCGAAGGCGATGACCCTGATGCGATCCTTTCGCGCGCCGAGGAGGCCCTGCGATCGGGCCGCTTGACCGATGCGCTTGCCGAAATCGAAGCGCTGCCCGAAGTAAGCCGTGCCGCGCTGACTGATTGGATCGGGCAGGCGCAGGCGCGCGCTGATGCAATCGCCGGGGTCGAAGCCCTGTCCCAAACCCTGAACCAGAATTGA
- the msrB gene encoding peptide-methionine (R)-S-oxide reductase MsrB, with the protein MTTYRKDPDVIATLTPEQYRVTQQSGTERAGTGPYLDNKEPGIYVDIVSGEPLFASSDKYESGCGWPSFTKPIMDDHINELRDMTHGMIRTEVRSTHGDSHLGHVFPDGPTDRGGLRYCINGASLRFVHRDDMEAEGYGKFIDQVEDVA; encoded by the coding sequence ATGACCACCTATCGCAAAGACCCTGACGTGATCGCCACCCTGACACCCGAACAATACCGCGTGACGCAGCAAAGCGGGACCGAACGCGCCGGCACTGGCCCTTATCTGGATAACAAGGAGCCGGGGATTTACGTCGATATCGTATCCGGTGAGCCGCTGTTTGCATCATCCGACAAATACGAAAGCGGCTGCGGCTGGCCCAGCTTTACCAAGCCGATCATGGATGATCATATCAACGAATTGCGCGACATGACCCACGGGATGATCCGCACCGAAGTGCGCAGCACGCATGGCGACAGCCACCTGGGCCACGTCTTTCCCGATGGCCCTACGGATCGCGGCGGGCTGCGCTATTGCATCAACGGCGCCAGTCTGCGCTTCGTCCATCGTGACGATATGGAAGCCGAAGGCTATGGCAAATTCATCGACCAAGTGGAGGACGTAGCATGA
- a CDS encoding ABC transporter permease, which translates to MPRLIALVPIVTLLAMLGPVVAGLWGTVLPAFGHLPVAGFDGPSLDALRMLATTPGIGAAARISVTTGLLATGISVLIVVLITGGWSGTPAFQVLERLLSPLLAVPHAAAAFGLAFLIAPSGWIVRLVSPGLTGWDRPPDVLILNDPYGLAMTAGLIIKEVPFLLLMTIAALGQVQQRRSLLVAQALGYGRLTGWLKAVFPRVYAQIRLPVYVVLAYSMSVVDVAVILGPTTPPPLSVLIVKWMGDPDLGMRLLAAAGALLQLALVVAALSVWRFGEFIVARIGLSWVIRGGRGRLDGAIRPLGLGAGALTAALIFAGLGGLLVWSFAGFWSFPNALPDSFSLRTWMRHGPDTGGAFGETFIVAMTATGLALALVLGCLEAEHRSGRKITSRGLWLLYLPLLVPQTTFLPGLQTLLLGLGADVGRGPVIAAHLVFVLPYVFLSLGDPYRAWDGRNGVTAAALGASPNRVFWQVRLPMLTRPVLVAIAVGLSVSVGQYLPTLLIGGGRVSTLTTEAVALASGGDRRAIAVYGLAQTAAALVPFALALIIPALVWRNRRGLHA; encoded by the coding sequence ATGCCGCGCCTGATCGCCCTTGTTCCGATTGTGACGCTTCTGGCAATGCTTGGCCCCGTTGTGGCGGGGCTTTGGGGCACCGTGCTGCCAGCATTTGGGCACCTGCCTGTCGCCGGTTTTGATGGCCCTTCGCTTGATGCGCTCCGGATGCTTGCGACCACGCCGGGGATCGGGGCCGCCGCGCGCATTTCCGTCACGACAGGGTTGCTTGCAACCGGCATTTCGGTGCTGATCGTCGTCCTTATCACGGGCGGCTGGTCGGGCACGCCGGCGTTTCAGGTGCTGGAGCGACTCTTGTCACCGCTGCTGGCCGTGCCACATGCTGCGGCCGCCTTTGGCCTTGCGTTTCTGATCGCACCTTCGGGCTGGATCGTGCGGCTGGTGTCGCCCGGCCTGACCGGATGGGACCGCCCGCCCGATGTGTTGATCCTCAACGATCCATACGGGCTGGCAATGACGGCCGGTTTGATCATCAAAGAGGTTCCGTTTTTGCTGTTGATGACAATCGCGGCCTTGGGCCAGGTGCAACAGCGCCGCAGTCTCCTGGTTGCGCAGGCGTTGGGCTACGGGCGGCTCACAGGCTGGTTAAAAGCGGTCTTTCCGCGGGTTTATGCGCAGATCAGGTTGCCGGTCTATGTGGTGCTGGCCTATTCCATGTCGGTCGTTGATGTTGCGGTGATCCTCGGGCCGACCACACCGCCACCCTTGTCGGTGTTGATCGTTAAATGGATGGGAGACCCCGACCTGGGCATGCGACTCCTGGCGGCCGCCGGAGCCTTGCTGCAACTGGCGCTGGTCGTTGCCGCGTTAAGCGTTTGGCGGTTTGGCGAATTTATCGTGGCCCGGATTGGTCTGTCGTGGGTGATACGCGGCGGGCGCGGACGATTGGACGGCGCGATCCGCCCGTTGGGTCTGGGTGCCGGAGCGCTGACAGCGGCGTTGATCTTTGCCGGATTGGGTGGATTGCTGGTTTGGTCCTTTGCCGGATTCTGGAGCTTTCCGAACGCCTTGCCCGACAGTTTCAGCCTGCGCACATGGATGCGGCACGGCCCTGATACGGGCGGCGCATTCGGCGAGACGTTCATCGTCGCGATGACCGCGACGGGGCTGGCTCTCGCGCTTGTTCTGGGCTGCCTCGAGGCCGAACACCGCAGTGGGCGCAAGATCACTTCACGCGGGCTGTGGTTGCTGTATTTGCCATTGTTAGTGCCGCAAACCACGTTTTTGCCAGGCCTGCAGACCCTGCTATTGGGTCTGGGTGCGGACGTGGGGCGTGGTCCGGTGATCGCGGCGCATCTGGTGTTTGTGTTGCCTTATGTTTTTTTATCGCTTGGTGATCCCTATCGGGCGTGGGACGGGCGGAATGGCGTGACGGCCGCGGCGCTTGGGGCATCACCAAACCGCGTGTTCTGGCAAGTGCGCCTGCCAATGCTGACGCGTCCCGTGCTTGTGGCGATTGCCGTCGGGTTATCGGTTTCCGTGGGTCAGTATTTGCCAACGCTTCTGATCGGCGGCGGTCGGGTTTCGACGCTGACCACCGAGGCCGTCGCGCTAGCATCGGGCGGCGACCGACGTGCGATCGCCGTTTACGGTCTGGCGCAAACGGCGGCGGCGCTTGTGCCATTCGCTCTCGCGCTCATTATTCCTGCCTTGGTATGGCGCAATCGTAGGGGGCTGCATGCTTAA
- a CDS encoding heme biosynthesis protein HemY, with protein sequence MLWSLTKIIAFIAIVTGLTFGAVYLMNTSGGADITIAGYNANLSTLELTIGFALLILLVWLLLKLMGLLVATFKFLNGDETAISRYFSRNRERKGFTALSEGMMALASGEGQLALAKAAKAEKYLERPELTTLLTAQAAELAGDRRKAEETYKRLLQDDRTRFVGVRGIMKQKLADGDTATALRLAEKAFAIKPKHVETQDVLLQLQASTEDWKGARQTLTAKLKSGSLPRDVHKRRDAVLALSEAREVLAEGNSINAREAAIEANRLSPDLIPAAVMAARSYIEQENTRYATRVIKKAWEVHPHPDLAAVFAEIVPDEDPTARIKRFGALTRINPDDPETIMLNSELQIAAENFPEARRALRDLVETAPTARNLTLMAAIERGEGSDDQVVRGWLTKALTASRGPQWVCDKCQNIHAAWTPVCGNCGSFDTLSWKTPSSGEVAMPAGVEMLPLIVGQIADQSDETTEDTIDAEVIDADPVDEN encoded by the coding sequence ATGCTTTGGTCCCTGACTAAGATTATCGCGTTCATCGCCATCGTCACCGGCCTTACCTTTGGGGCTGTCTATCTGATGAATACCTCTGGCGGTGCTGACATCACGATCGCGGGGTATAACGCGAATCTGTCAACGCTCGAGCTGACGATCGGCTTCGCGTTGTTGATCTTGCTTGTCTGGCTGTTACTGAAATTGATGGGGCTTTTGGTTGCAACTTTCAAATTCCTGAATGGCGACGAAACCGCGATTTCGCGCTACTTTAGCCGCAACCGCGAACGCAAGGGTTTTACGGCCTTGTCCGAGGGCATGATGGCGCTCGCGTCCGGTGAAGGGCAGTTGGCATTAGCCAAGGCGGCCAAGGCTGAAAAGTATCTTGAGCGTCCCGAACTGACGACCCTCTTGACCGCACAGGCCGCGGAACTGGCCGGGGATCGGCGCAAGGCCGAAGAAACCTACAAGCGTTTGCTTCAGGACGACCGCACGCGGTTTGTCGGTGTGCGCGGTATCATGAAACAAAAGCTGGCTGACGGGGACACGGCGACAGCGCTCAGGCTGGCCGAGAAAGCCTTTGCCATCAAACCCAAGCATGTGGAAACGCAGGATGTTCTGTTGCAACTTCAGGCCTCGACCGAAGACTGGAAAGGCGCCCGCCAAACACTGACTGCCAAGTTGAAAAGCGGATCGCTGCCGCGTGATGTGCATAAACGCCGCGATGCGGTGCTGGCGCTGTCCGAAGCCCGCGAAGTGCTGGCCGAAGGAAATTCAATCAACGCTCGCGAAGCGGCAATCGAGGCCAACCGTCTGTCACCCGATCTTATTCCTGCCGCCGTCATGGCGGCCCGCAGTTACATCGAGCAAGAGAATACGCGCTATGCGACCCGCGTCATCAAGAAGGCCTGGGAAGTGCATCCGCACCCTGATCTTGCTGCAGTGTTTGCCGAAATCGTGCCGGACGAAGACCCGACCGCGCGCATCAAACGGTTCGGCGCCTTGACGCGCATTAACCCCGACGATCCTGAAACGATCATGCTGAACAGCGAGCTTCAGATCGCCGCCGAGAATTTTCCCGAAGCCCGTCGCGCCCTGCGTGATTTGGTCGAAACGGCGCCAACGGCCCGTAACCTGACCCTCATGGCAGCGATCGAACGTGGTGAAGGCAGCGATGATCAGGTCGTGCGTGGCTGGCTGACCAAAGCACTGACTGCATCGCGCGGACCGCAGTGGGTGTGTGACAAATGCCAGAATATCCATGCGGCCTGGACCCCCGTGTGCGGCAATTGCGGCTCATTCGACACGCTGTCGTGGAAAACACCATCATCCGGCGAAGTCGCAATGCCTGCTGGTGTTGAAATGCTGCCCCTGATCGTCGGTCAAATTGCCGATCAATCTGATGAGACGACCGAAGATACCATCGACGCCGAGGTCATCGACGCCGACCCAGTGGACGAAAATTAG
- a CDS encoding ATP-binding cassette domain-containing protein — translation MLKGLELRNVVISHNDRRLVAIDITVAAGEVLSVMGPSGAGKSTLLAMITGNLAPEFRASGEVWLDGMNITDLPTHQRRVGILFQDDLLFPHLSVGANLAFGLRAGGSKQERAAKINEALREVDLEGYADRDPATLSGGQKARVALMRMLLAEPCVLLLDEAFSRLDTALRTQVRDLVFARARVRNLPVVMVTHDLEDAKAAGGTVFTIAPHED, via the coding sequence ATGCTTAAGGGTCTGGAACTGCGTAACGTTGTCATTTCTCATAATGACAGGCGGCTCGTGGCGATTGATATCACCGTTGCCGCAGGCGAGGTCCTCAGTGTGATGGGGCCGTCCGGTGCCGGTAAATCGACCTTGTTGGCGATGATTACGGGCAATCTGGCGCCGGAGTTTCGCGCGTCGGGCGAAGTGTGGCTGGACGGGATGAATATTACCGATTTGCCAACCCATCAGCGACGTGTCGGTATCCTGTTTCAAGACGATTTGTTGTTTCCACACCTAAGCGTGGGTGCCAACCTTGCCTTTGGGCTGCGCGCTGGCGGCAGCAAGCAAGAGCGTGCCGCGAAAATCAACGAGGCCCTGCGCGAAGTCGATTTGGAGGGCTATGCCGATCGCGATCCCGCAACACTTTCGGGTGGCCAAAAAGCCCGCGTCGCCCTGATGCGGATGCTTTTGGCCGAACCTTGTGTGCTTTTGCTCGACGAGGCATTTTCACGGCTTGATACCGCGCTGCGCACGCAGGTGCGCGACCTTGTGTTCGCGCGCGCGCGCGTCCGCAATCTGCCGGTGGTCATGGTGACGCACGACCTAGAGGACGCAAAAGCGGCAGGCGGCACAGTGTTCACAATCGCGCCGCACGAAGACTGA
- a CDS encoding ABC transporter substrate-binding protein has translation MKHLALIAALVAPLPALANPDPADWDAVMAEAAGQTVYWNAWGGSTTTNDFIAWVGERVAEDYGVTLEHVKLTDTADAVTRVLSEKQAGVDNDGAIDMIWINGANFAAMKDADLLFGPFAEQLPNWAVVDSNGKTVQTDFTVPVEGFEAPWAMAQVVFIHDTADLADPLGSMTAILDWSKANPGRFTYPQPPDFLGATFLKQALVDLIDDQAPLYAPATDENYAKVTAPLWDYLDALTPTLWRQGRAYPATGPAQLQLIADGEIDLAISFSPGEATAAIANQQLPDTVRTFVLDKGTIGNASFVAIPYNSGSVAGAMIVANFLMSPEAQARAQDPAILGYGTVLDMAALTDTDRALFDTLDLGIATLSPAELGSVVAEPHPSWMTRITDDWMARYGTAQ, from the coding sequence ATGAAACATCTCGCCCTAATCGCCGCACTTGTGGCACCCCTGCCCGCGCTGGCCAATCCCGACCCCGCCGATTGGGACGCCGTGATGGCCGAAGCTGCAGGTCAAACCGTTTACTGGAACGCGTGGGGCGGGTCGACCACCACCAACGATTTCATTGCCTGGGTCGGCGAACGTGTTGCCGAAGACTATGGCGTGACCCTCGAACACGTCAAACTGACCGATACCGCCGATGCCGTGACACGAGTCCTCAGCGAAAAGCAGGCGGGCGTCGATAATGATGGCGCGATTGACATGATCTGGATCAACGGCGCGAATTTCGCTGCGATGAAAGACGCTGATCTGCTGTTTGGTCCCTTTGCTGAACAACTGCCCAACTGGGCTGTGGTCGATAGCAATGGCAAGACCGTGCAGACCGATTTTACGGTGCCCGTTGAAGGATTCGAGGCCCCCTGGGCGATGGCGCAGGTCGTGTTTATCCACGACACCGCCGATCTGGCCGATCCGCTGGGCAGCATGACGGCGATCCTGGACTGGTCCAAAGCCAACCCTGGCCGTTTTACCTATCCCCAACCGCCCGATTTTCTGGGCGCGACATTTCTGAAACAGGCGCTGGTCGATCTGATTGACGATCAGGCACCGCTGTATGCCCCCGCGACCGATGAAAACTATGCCAAAGTCACAGCCCCCTTGTGGGACTATCTTGATGCCCTCACGCCCACGCTTTGGCGTCAGGGGCGCGCCTATCCCGCGACGGGCCCAGCGCAATTGCAGCTGATCGCGGACGGCGAAATTGATCTGGCGATTTCCTTTAGCCCCGGCGAGGCGACAGCCGCGATTGCCAATCAGCAACTGCCCGACACCGTGCGCACCTTTGTGTTGGACAAGGGCACGATCGGCAATGCCAGCTTCGTGGCCATTCCATATAATTCCGGTTCGGTCGCGGGCGCGATGATCGTTGCCAACTTCCTGATGTCGCCCGAGGCACAGGCCCGTGCACAAGACCCCGCCATTCTGGGTTATGGGACGGTGCTGGACATGGCCGCGCTGACGGACACAGACCGCGCGTTGTTTGATACGCTTGACTTGGGTATCGCGACCCTTTCGCCGGCTGAATTAGGCTCTGTTGTTGCTGAACCGCACCCCAGCTGGATGACTCGGATCACCGACGACTGGATGGCGCGCTATGGCACGGCGCAATAG
- the tsaD gene encoding tRNA (adenosine(37)-N6)-threonylcarbamoyltransferase complex transferase subunit TsaD, producing the protein MTPDLTILGIESSCDDTAAAVVRGTPDNAHILSSVVFGQVALHANYGGVVPEIAARAHAEKIDHCVEDALRQSGQTLADIDAIAVTAGPGLIGGVLSGVMCAKGLSVTTGKPLIGVNHLAGHALTPRLTDNVAFPYLMLLVSGGHCQFLLVEGSDSYRRLGGTIDDAPGEAFDKTARLLALPQPGGPSVEQAATAGDPHKFKLPRPLLDRDGCDMSFSGLKTALCRARDGIVAEHGGLPAQGRSDLCASFQQAVADVLAEKSRRALEVYLALDPARPVLAVAGGVAANAVIRTELQGICAKLDTDFVAPPLALCTDNAAMIAYAGLARFALGDVDDLTLSARPRWPLDKTSPALLGSGKKGAKA; encoded by the coding sequence ATGACCCCTGACCTGACCATTCTTGGTATCGAAAGCAGTTGTGACGATACCGCTGCGGCGGTCGTCCGCGGCACCCCTGACAATGCACATATCCTTTCGTCAGTCGTATTTGGGCAGGTAGCGCTTCACGCGAATTACGGCGGAGTAGTCCCTGAAATCGCGGCGCGCGCGCATGCGGAAAAGATTGATCACTGCGTCGAGGACGCCTTGCGGCAGTCCGGCCAGACGCTTGCTGATATTGATGCTATTGCCGTCACGGCTGGCCCCGGTCTGATTGGTGGCGTGTTGTCCGGCGTGATGTGCGCGAAGGGGCTAAGCGTCACAACAGGCAAGCCGTTGATCGGCGTGAACCACCTTGCCGGGCACGCTTTGACGCCGCGCCTGACGGATAATGTGGCGTTCCCCTATCTGATGTTGCTGGTGTCGGGTGGGCACTGCCAGTTTCTGCTTGTTGAAGGGTCGGACAGCTATCGCCGCCTTGGCGGCACGATTGACGATGCTCCGGGCGAGGCATTTGACAAGACCGCGCGCCTTTTGGCCCTGCCGCAGCCCGGTGGGCCGTCGGTGGAACAGGCTGCAACCGCAGGCGACCCCCACAAATTCAAGCTCCCCCGTCCGCTGTTGGATCGGGACGGCTGCGATATGTCATTTTCGGGTCTCAAGACCGCCTTGTGTCGCGCCCGCGATGGAATCGTCGCCGAACATGGCGGTCTGCCAGCGCAAGGGCGCAGCGATCTTTGCGCCAGCTTCCAACAAGCCGTCGCTGATGTTCTTGCAGAGAAATCTCGCCGTGCGCTGGAGGTTTATCTGGCGCTGGACCCCGCGCGGCCCGTTCTGGCGGTTGCAGGCGGGGTTGCGGCAAATGCCGTCATCAGAACTGAATTACAGGGCATTTGTGCTAAGTTAGACACTGATTTTGTCGCCCCGCCCCTTGCGCTTTGCACTGATAATGCGGCGATGATCGCCTATGCGGGGCTGGCACGTTTTGCGCTGGGCGACGTTGATGATCTTACCCTCTCGGCCCGGCCACGATGGCCCTTGGACAAGACGAGTCCGGCGCTGTTAGGATCAGGCAAGAAGGGGGCAAAGGCATGA